CAAATTTTTCAAGAGGTAATTGATGCGTTATAAAGCCAGCTTCAAGGATTTTATCCGCCAGCCCAGCTCTTAAAAGCGAGCGCATAACTTCCCATGTCTCAAATACCCTTCTGCCTATTATCCCGTGAATCGTTATACCTTTGAAGATCACATTCTTTGAGAAATCAATGTTGACATCCCCCTCTGGAAGACCAAGCAAAGAAATCGTTCCACCCATTCTTATCACTTCAAACGCATCTTGATATGCTTTATAATTTCCGGACATTTCAAACACAACATCAACGCCTGTTCCTTGTGTTTCAGCTTTAACCGTTTTTATAAATTTTTCTCTTTCCTCTGGGATCGCAACATCAAAGCAAAAATCCGCCCCAAATTTTTTAGCCATTGAAAACCTTTTTTCAACTATTTTCTCGTGCGTGGCTCCTGTTCCTGGTTTTGACGCATCCGTGACGAAAATTTTTGAAGCACCGCTCATCTTCGCTATTGCCGTAGCCATCAAACCTTGAACCCCGCAACCAAGGATTGCAACCGTTTGCCCCATTAAATTCACCGACTGAGCCGTATGAACAGCGTTTCCAACCGCATCCATAAAAGCAATTATCTCAACTGGAAGCTCACCATTTTTAAAA
This region of Candidatus Thermokryptus mobilis genomic DNA includes:
- a CDS encoding zinc-binding dehydrogenase — its product is MESNTMKAVIKETPRPDREWKKGLALAEVPIPEITNPTEVKIEVIATAICGTDVGIYNSKQSLKDEMISNSAPYVIIGHEFAGRIVDAGDVARRHLAGLLFERASNDKVLLDFVGKRSVDELAKDVDLISVLNENFIVSAEMHITCGRCHQCRIGQRHVCQNTRIKGIHEDGAFTRFVKVPAENIVLFKNGELPVEIIAFMDAVGNAVHTAQSVNLMGQTVAILGCGVQGLMATAIAKMSGASKIFVTDASKPGTGATHEKIVEKRFSMAKKFGADFCFDVAIPEEREKFIKTVKAETQGTGVDVVFEMSGNYKAYQDAFEVIRMGGTISLLGLPEGDVNIDFSKNVIFKGITIHGIIGRRVFETWEVMRSLLRAGLADKILEAGFITHQLPLEKFEEGFEAIRNGDGLKVILKPGS